A single window of Jaculus jaculus isolate mJacJac1 chromosome 14, mJacJac1.mat.Y.cur, whole genome shotgun sequence DNA harbors:
- the LOC101616609 gene encoding vomeronasal type-2 receptor 26-like — protein sequence MSGVVLGTLLASLMGRVSGALSGPLGWRLPGKTPRFERAGDVVIGGSFSILLFYNVTLLDFTTPPAEPPPSGVSPWGYRVAQSFVFAVEEINRSPQLLPNLTLGFSIRNSGDSVRGALRETMGFLTGQEEPLPNYTCHPGPPRAAMVGDTRSALSVSMARLLGLYKFPQVSYSSTLPSLSDKIQFPSFLRTLASDLTSSHVMTQLVLHFQWSWVGILAQDDDYGQQASSVVTQELDQAGVCIEFDLQVPSQDSLEKTEAIVLKMQRCTAKVVLVFLSSSHFQLILYRLLDLRIAGQVWVSPEALHMALALSIPHVSQVLQGSFSLLFHSSQARGFPEYLAQLRPSRNPEDMFIESFWESTFGCTWPHRNSTATGDVKFCSGNESLRDREFPFQEVSNIDMAYTAVYSIAHALQDLIACERGDGACADPQRFQPWQILHALKKVHFKTPDGNEVLFDANGDLVTKFDVLQGQKTPEGRFHLVPIGMIDPGVSLGNRMMVHLKEGLQVPSSVCSRSCPPGFSQMPRQGEPQCCFDCSPCPEGQFADQKDMKRCLLCPEEQYSSHSRDRCLPRTEIFLAFDEPLGLALASVALFLAGLALLVLGVFLKHRDTPVVRANNRALSYLLLASLALCALCPLLFLGRPTAVTCLLRQTTFAVVFTVAVSSILAKTLTVALAFRVTRPGDRVHVFLGPQASTSVVLVASFTQVILCGVWLGTSPPFPDRDMVTEPIHIVVQCQEGSGTAFSWVLGYLGFLAGGTFSVAFLARGLPDAFNETRFITFSMLLFCSVWTAFLPLYHSARSKSTVAVEVFSILASTAGLLGGIFIPKCYVILLKPEQNTSAWVRQGQRAWQERPSEALQRSLPVSTAQGPRM from the exons ATGTCAGGGGTTGTCCTCGGCACCCTGCTTGCTTCTCTCATGGGCCGTGTCTCTGGGGCCCTTTCTGGACCACTGGGCTGGCGGTTGCCAGGGAAGACTCCTCGCTTTGAGCGAGCCGGGGATGTGGTGATCGGGGGCAGCTTCTCCATCTTACTCTTCTACAACGTTACCCTGCTTGATTTCACAACCCCTCCGGCTGAGCCGCCACCTTCAGG CGTTTCTCCGTGGGGCTACCGGGTGGCCCAGAGTTTCGTCTTTGCCGTGGAGGAGATCAATAGGAGCCCCCAGCTGCTGCCCAACCTGACGCTGGGCTTCTCCATCCGCAACTCTGGGGACTCGGTGCGCGGCGCCCTGCGTGAGACGATGGGCTTTCTCACGGGGCAGGAGGAGCCCCTCCCCAACTACACATGTCATCCTGGTCCTCCTCGGGCTGCCATGGTCGGGGACACGCGGTCAGCCCTGTCTGTGTCCATGGCCAGGCTTCTGGGGCTGTACAAGTTTCCCCAG GTCAGTTACTCCTCCACGCTGCCCAGCCTCAGTGACAAAATCCAGTTCCCATCCTTCCTTCGGACCCTGGCTAGTGACCTCACGTCCTCCCATGTGATGACCCAGCTGGTGCTGCACTTTCAATGGTCCTGGGTGGGCATCCTGGCCCAGGATGATGACTATGGGCAGCAGGCCAGCTCTGTGGTCACTCAGGAGCTGGACCAGGCTGGTGTCTGCATTGAGTTTGACCTCCAAGTTCCTTCCCAGGATTCCTTAGAGAAGACTGAAGCGATTGTTCTAAAGATGCAGAGGTGCACTGCCAAGGTTGTTCTGGTCTTCCTGAGCAGCTCACATTTCCAGCTCATCCTGTACCGCTTACTGGACCTCCGTATCGCAGGTCAGGTGTGGGTCAGCCCGGAGGCACTGCACATGGCTCTTGCCCTGAGCATTCCACATGTCTCCCAGGTCTTGCAAGGCTCATTCAGCCTTCTGTTTCATAGCAGCCAGGCACGTGGGTTCCCTGAGTACCTCGCTCAACTGCGCCCCAGCCGAAACCCAGAGGACATGTTCATAGAGAGCTTCTGGGAGTCCACCTTTGGATGCACGTGGCCCCACAGAAACAGCACAGCGACAGGGGATGTCAAGTTCTGCTCAGGGAATGAGAGTCTGAGAGACCGGGAGTTTCCTTTCCAGGAAGTGAGTAACATCGACATGGCTTACACAGCTGTCTACAGCATCGCCCATGCCCTGCAGGACCTGATTGCCTGTGAGCGCGGGGACGGGGCATGCGCAGACCCTCAGCGCTTCCAGCCCTGGCAG atTCTTCATGCCCTCAAGAAGGTGCACTTCAAGACTCCTGATGGGAACGAGGTTCTGTTTGATGCCAATGGAGATTTGGTGACAAAGTTTGATGTTCTCCAAGGGCAGAAGACTCCGGAGGGCCGATTCCACTTGGTGCCCATAGGCATGATTGACCCTGGAGTTTCGTTGGGAAACAGAATGATGGTCCATTTGAAGGAGGGTCTCCAA GTGCCCAGCTCTGTCTGCAGTAGGAGCTGCCCTCCAGGGTTCAGCCAGATGCCCCGTCAAGGTGAACCCCAATGCTGTTTTGATTGCAGCCCCTGTCCCGAGGGACAGTTTGCAGATCAGAAAG ACATGAAGAGATGTCTTCTGTGCCCTGAGGAGCAATACTCGAGCCACAGCAGAGACCGCTGCCTGCCCAGGACAGAGATCTTCCTGGCCTTTGACGAACCACTGGGACTCGCTCTGGCCTCGGTGGCGCTCTTCCTGGCTGGTCTGGCTCTGCTGGTCCTTGGAGTGTTCCTGAAGCACCGAGACACACCTGTGGTCAGGGCCAACAACCGAGCCCTCAGCTACTTGCTCCTGGCCTCCCTGGCCCTGTGCGCCCTCTGTCCCTTGCTCTTCCTTGGCCGTCCCACTGCGGTCACCTGCCTCCTGCGCCAGACCACCTTTGCTGTGGTGTTCACCGTGGCGGTCTCCTCCATTCTGGCCAAGACCCTCACAGTGGCCCTGGCTTTCAGGGTCACAAGACCAGGGGACAGGGTCCACGTATTCCTGGGACCACAGGCCTCGACCTCAGTGGTCCTTGTCGCTTCCTTCACACAGGTCATTCTCTGTGGTGTGTGGCTGGGCACCTCCCCTCCATTCCCAGACAGGGACATGGTCACTGAGCCCATCCACATTGTCGTCCAGTGCCAGGAAGGCTCTGGCACTGCTttctcatgggtgctggggtaccTGGGCTTCCTGGCAGGGGGCACCTTCTCTGTGGCTTTCCTGGCCAGGGGCCTGCCAGATGCCTTCAACGAGACCAGGTTCATCACCTTCAGCATGCTGCtgttctgcagtgtgtggacAGCCTTCCTGCCCCTGTACCACAGCGCCCGCAGCAAGTCCACTGTGGCTGTGGAGGTCTTCTCCATCCTGGCCTCCACCGCAGGGTTGCTGGGTGGCATCTTCATCCCCAAGTGCTACGTCATCCTGCTGAAGCCCGAGCAGAACACCTCTGCCTGGGTGAGGCAGGGACAGAGGGCTTGGCAGGAAAGACCGAGTGAGGCTCTCCAGAGAAGCCTTCCTGTGTCCACGGCACAAGGCCCCAGGATGTAG